In the genome of Halapricum salinum, one region contains:
- a CDS encoding COX15/CtaA family protein, with product MQLRRLLAGTTGLTFVLMLLGVYTAGSGAGLTCGARWPFCDGAVFGLFPANWMSFVEWFHRLVAMVTGFVILGAAALAWRRGADRRVRFALLGSIALLPVQIGLGALTVTVGGLFPWGYSPPVQAAHYLAALSIFTLIVYATAITYAPVDRSRLRLAAVAAVALVPLGHLFSFGTVFAYTPETQIVYYGLALVLFALLVAVGTWGRRDASRETTWQASLSIVAGLLLAVQMLLGRHALDPQGLILADSVAGLVFVCLLGAAWFAYRADDAEIPLVGSLAR from the coding sequence ATGCAACTCCGGCGACTGCTCGCGGGCACGACAGGGCTGACGTTCGTCCTCATGCTCCTGGGCGTCTACACAGCGGGCTCGGGCGCGGGCCTCACCTGCGGCGCGCGGTGGCCGTTCTGTGACGGGGCCGTCTTCGGCCTCTTTCCCGCGAACTGGATGAGCTTCGTCGAGTGGTTCCACCGCCTCGTGGCGATGGTCACGGGCTTCGTCATCCTCGGGGCGGCGGCGCTGGCCTGGCGACGCGGCGCGGATCGACGCGTCCGCTTCGCACTGCTGGGTTCGATCGCGCTCCTCCCGGTACAGATCGGACTGGGCGCGCTAACGGTGACTGTCGGTGGGCTCTTCCCGTGGGGGTACTCCCCGCCGGTGCAGGCCGCCCACTACCTCGCGGCGCTGTCGATCTTCACGCTGATCGTCTACGCGACCGCCATCACGTACGCGCCGGTCGACCGCTCGCGACTCCGGCTGGCGGCTGTCGCGGCCGTCGCGCTCGTCCCGCTCGGCCACCTGTTCAGCTTCGGGACTGTCTTCGCGTACACGCCAGAGACACAGATCGTCTACTACGGGCTGGCGCTGGTGCTGTTCGCGCTGCTGGTCGCCGTCGGAACCTGGGGACGCCGTGACGCGAGTCGCGAGACGACCTGGCAAGCCTCCCTGAGCATCGTCGCCGGACTTCTGCTCGCCGTACAGATGCTGCTGGGTCGGCACGCGCTGGACCCGCAAGGGTTGATCCTGGCCGACTCCGTCGCTGGACTCGTGTTCGTCTGCCTGCTCGGGGCGGCCTGGTTTGCCTATCGCGCCGACGACGCCGAGATTCCGCTGGTTGGATCGCTGGCGCGGTGA
- a CDS encoding prephenate dehydrogenase/arogenate dehydrogenase family protein, whose translation MNVLVVGAGEMGRWFASALRDGSDATVEIAFCDADPAVAEAAADLLDARVVALDTAATFDVVCVAVPIPAAEEVIARFADRTDAAMVDLAGYMAGPLAAMREHASERQRVSLHPLFAAENAPGNVAAVVDSDGPTVEAIRGALAARGNTWVATDAETHDEAMETVQAAAHTAVLAFGLAARDIPDEFQTPISAGLFDLLEQVTGNDPRVYADIQATFDGAGAVADAARKIADADRETFEALYREADLR comes from the coding sequence ATGAACGTCCTCGTGGTCGGGGCCGGCGAGATGGGCCGGTGGTTCGCGAGCGCCTTGCGCGACGGCAGCGACGCTACCGTCGAAATCGCGTTCTGTGACGCCGACCCAGCAGTCGCAGAGGCCGCCGCCGATCTACTGGACGCTCGCGTCGTCGCCCTAGATACCGCAGCGACCTTCGACGTGGTCTGCGTGGCTGTGCCGATCCCGGCCGCCGAGGAAGTGATCGCCCGATTCGCCGACCGAACAGACGCAGCGATGGTCGACCTCGCGGGGTACATGGCCGGCCCGCTGGCTGCCATGCGCGAGCACGCGAGCGAGCGCCAACGAGTCAGTCTCCACCCCCTGTTCGCCGCCGAGAACGCGCCCGGCAACGTCGCCGCCGTGGTCGACTCGGACGGGCCGACAGTCGAGGCCATCCGCGGGGCACTCGCCGCACGCGGAAACACCTGGGTCGCAACCGACGCCGAGACCCACGACGAGGCCATGGAGACGGTCCAGGCGGCCGCCCACACCGCCGTGCTCGCGTTCGGACTGGCCGCCCGAGATATTCCAGACGAGTTCCAGACCCCCATCTCGGCGGGACTGTTCGACCTCCTCGAACAGGTGACTGGCAACGATCCGCGGGTGTACGCCGACATTCAGGCCACCTTCGATGGTGCAGGAGCGGTCGCCGACGCCGCTCGGAAGATCGCCGACGCAGACCGCGAGACCTTCGAGGCGCTCTATCGGGAGGCCGATCTACGATGA